From the Priestia koreensis genome, one window contains:
- a CDS encoding bleomycin resistance protein: protein MNWKGTAIMKFNTLIPELSVSNLHVSKEFYLGVIGFELEYERKEDRFAFISLNGAQMMIEERNGHWETGELVHPYGRGINFQIAVTNIEALFSRIQKHNVPLFRDMMVNTYSGYTQKEFILQDPDGYLLRFSENC from the coding sequence ATGAATTGGAAAGGAACCGCCATCATGAAATTCAACACGCTAATACCTGAGCTGTCCGTTTCAAACCTCCATGTATCCAAAGAATTCTACTTAGGGGTAATTGGATTTGAGCTTGAATATGAACGTAAGGAGGATCGTTTTGCGTTTATCTCGTTGAACGGCGCACAAATGATGATTGAAGAACGTAATGGCCATTGGGAAACAGGTGAACTGGTTCATCCTTATGGTCGCGGCATTAATTTTCAAATTGCCGTGACCAACATAGAAGCCCTTTTCTCCCGTATACAGAAGCATAACGTTCCTCTTTTTCGGGATATGATGGTCAATACGTACAGTGGATACACTCAAAAAGAGTTTATCCTTCAAGACCCAGACGGTTATTTACTACGCTTTTCAGAAAATTGTTGA
- a CDS encoding 5-methyltetrahydropteroyltriglutamate--homocysteine S-methyltransferase yields MTQVAIKSPFKADHVGSFLRTVPLKEARKAYANGTINKEALKAIEDQEITQLVQKQIDVGLQSITDGEFRRSWWHLDFLAGLEGVELFETEYISQFKGAKTKNNAIKVVGKIDFNEHEMIQHFTFLKEAVERYGDGSQVAKFSIPSPNMLFTRIQEDEYYNGNRKQFYDDTVAAYQKAIQAFYDAGCRYLQLDDTSWIDFVSDERIKAAEEKLNDNVENIIQSRVNCLNDAIANKPSDLLITMHICRGNFRSTYITSGGYDQISDAIFAQLHVDGLFLEYDDNRSGNFKPLKSFKRNDQTVVLGLITSKFPTLEEADSIKKRIREASQYIPLENLSLSPQCGFASTEEGNELTEDEQWKKIKHVIAIAEDVWGKQ; encoded by the coding sequence ATGACACAAGTAGCGATTAAATCCCCATTTAAAGCGGATCACGTTGGTAGTTTTTTACGAACGGTTCCCTTAAAAGAAGCACGAAAAGCTTATGCAAATGGCACAATTAATAAAGAAGCGCTAAAGGCCATCGAGGATCAGGAAATCACCCAACTCGTTCAAAAGCAAATTGACGTTGGCCTTCAGTCCATTACAGACGGGGAATTTCGCCGTTCTTGGTGGCATTTAGACTTTCTAGCAGGATTAGAAGGCGTGGAACTGTTTGAAACAGAGTACATTAGTCAGTTTAAAGGCGCTAAAACGAAAAACAATGCTATTAAAGTCGTAGGGAAAATTGATTTTAATGAGCATGAAATGATTCAGCACTTCACTTTTCTAAAAGAAGCCGTTGAACGTTACGGCGATGGTAGTCAGGTTGCTAAATTCTCGATTCCGAGTCCCAACATGCTGTTTACGAGAATTCAAGAGGATGAGTATTATAACGGAAATCGCAAACAGTTTTATGATGATACGGTTGCGGCTTATCAAAAAGCGATTCAAGCTTTTTATGACGCAGGCTGCCGATATCTTCAACTAGATGATACATCCTGGATTGACTTTGTATCTGACGAGCGCATAAAAGCTGCTGAAGAAAAGCTAAACGATAACGTAGAGAATATCATTCAGTCTAGAGTTAATTGTCTAAACGACGCTATCGCAAATAAACCAAGTGATCTACTAATTACGATGCATATTTGTCGCGGAAACTTCCGCTCTACTTACATCACGAGCGGTGGATATGACCAAATATCCGATGCGATTTTCGCTCAGCTCCATGTAGATGGTCTTTTCCTTGAGTATGACGATAATCGCTCAGGTAATTTTAAGCCTTTAAAAAGCTTTAAACGCAATGATCAGACGGTCGTATTAGGTTTAATTACGTCTAAGTTTCCAACATTAGAAGAAGCTGATTCAATTAAGAAACGTATTCGAGAGGCTAGTCAGTATATCCCATTAGAAAACTTATCGTTAAGCCCTCAGTGCGGGTTTGCTAGCACAGAAGAAGGAAATGAATTAACGGAAGACGAGCAGTGGAAAAAGATTAAGCACGTCATTGCCATTGCTGAAGACGTTTGGGGAAAACAATAA
- a CDS encoding DUF3267 domain-containing protein, which translates to MVVWFKHLPEVKRDLSQWTPFIQQDWYRTHYMKFVYGLQLILFAIPFLFETSFSHLGIQYLILLWIAVFIIHESLHILVVKKDGDISLTFSGIFFWLTTNAVLSKRKYWVFMSLPFIVLTVIPGVASFYVSGDIKAVFLFICWINAVISGSDIYNSVLILMKPKRAVFCNGYYQINR; encoded by the coding sequence ATGGTGGTTTGGTTTAAACATCTACCAGAGGTGAAACGCGATTTATCGCAGTGGACACCGTTTATTCAGCAGGATTGGTACCGCACACACTATATGAAATTTGTTTACGGGCTACAACTTATACTTTTTGCCATTCCTTTTCTGTTTGAAACAAGCTTTTCTCATTTGGGGATTCAGTATTTAATCCTACTATGGATCGCTGTGTTCATTATTCATGAAAGCCTACATATTTTAGTCGTCAAAAAAGACGGTGATATAAGCCTAACCTTTAGCGGCATCTTTTTTTGGCTAACGACAAATGCCGTTCTTTCCAAAAGGAAATACTGGGTTTTTATGAGCCTTCCGTTTATTGTATTAACCGTTATTCCAGGAGTCGCTTCATTCTATGTATCTGGTGATATAAAAGCCGTTTTCTTATTTATTTGTTGGATCAACGCGGTGATTTCAGGGTCGGATATCTATAATTCAGTCTTAATTTTGATGAAGCCAAAAAGAGCGGTTTTTTGTAATGGATATTATCAAATCAATAGGTAG
- a CDS encoding serine hydrolase, protein MQNVLNVLRNLPEGEYGLLVFSQLKQEMIQSINPDLEIPLASAAKLAIAFCVVKFIEEGRYTWNEKVSPMRFDPREDSQELYPHFQQRSSLLLREAVEMMIACHDRFVAQCVVNVVGGWEVVNATLQKYYPTIHVNDDPRDGQNKGQLSEVFELFQTIMRGYTETPELWVPIINGLVRQQDKIEALPAHIINQMTGGLNHAVINIGVIGEFSKHPFLFALGARNLPNRATNTDADESIQEALQLLYDAYASQETLLIN, encoded by the coding sequence TTGCAAAACGTTCTTAACGTACTACGTAACCTTCCAGAGGGTGAGTATGGTTTGCTTGTGTTCTCTCAATTAAAGCAAGAAATGATTCAATCGATTAATCCTGACTTAGAAATTCCCCTTGCTTCTGCTGCAAAGCTTGCGATTGCTTTTTGTGTAGTGAAGTTTATTGAAGAAGGGCGATACACATGGAATGAAAAAGTTTCACCAATGCGGTTTGACCCTAGAGAAGATAGTCAGGAGCTATATCCTCATTTTCAGCAACGAAGCTCTCTATTGCTAAGAGAGGCAGTAGAAATGATGATTGCCTGTCATGATCGTTTCGTCGCACAATGTGTCGTAAATGTAGTTGGTGGATGGGAAGTGGTGAACGCGACGCTGCAAAAATATTACCCCACGATTCATGTTAACGATGACCCTAGAGATGGTCAAAATAAAGGACAGCTAAGCGAAGTATTTGAACTCTTTCAAACGATTATGAGAGGGTATACAGAAACCCCTGAGTTGTGGGTACCCATTATAAACGGTCTCGTCAGACAGCAAGACAAAATAGAGGCCTTACCTGCGCATATCATTAATCAAATGACAGGGGGATTAAACCACGCGGTTATTAATATTGGCGTGATTGGTGAGTTTTCAAAGCACCCATTTTTATTTGCATTAGGAGCTAGGAATCTACCGAATCGCGCTACAAATACAGATGCAGATGAGAGCATCCAAGAAGCGCTTCAATTGCTTTATGATGCCTACGCCAGTCAAGAAACTCTTCTTATAAACTAA
- a CDS encoding MerR family transcriptional regulator, whose amino-acid sequence MENLFSIQQLAAITEMSSHTLRYYEKIGLIQHVQRDKNGYRQYSEFDLAWVQFLVRLRATGMSMIKMKEFSDLRYQGDDTVSLRRELLEQHYQDTLMNMRELQINLTKMEEKIAHYRALENFHLELL is encoded by the coding sequence ATGGAAAATTTATTCAGCATTCAACAACTTGCAGCTATAACAGAAATGTCTAGCCATACACTACGTTACTATGAAAAGATCGGCTTAATTCAGCATGTGCAGAGAGATAAAAATGGGTATCGACAGTATTCAGAATTTGATCTCGCTTGGGTTCAATTTCTCGTTCGGTTACGTGCAACAGGAATGTCGATGATCAAAATGAAGGAGTTCTCTGATTTGAGGTACCAAGGAGATGATACGGTTTCGTTAAGAAGAGAATTACTAGAGCAACACTATCAGGATACGTTAATGAACATGCGCGAACTACAAATAAATCTCACAAAAATGGAAGAGAAAATCGCACATTACAGGGCACTAGAGAATTTCCATCTGGAACTTTTATAA
- a CDS encoding GNAT family N-acetyltransferase translates to MNIRKATSEDIKAVSAIYIDTWKTTYKGLVPDEYLHSLSYEEAETKWGQFMAEFEHKSAIFVAVNEVNEIVGFAATQMMSQNDQTGELYALYLLPKAQGLGAGRRLVSAVAKYLRNEQMSSMLVWVMKKNEAGRGFYKRLQAAYFAHRESEFGGVVVEDEAYIWDDLSGL, encoded by the coding sequence ATGAACATACGAAAAGCAACTAGTGAAGACATAAAAGCTGTTTCCGCTATTTACATTGATACGTGGAAAACGACTTACAAAGGACTCGTACCAGATGAGTATTTACATAGCCTTTCCTATGAAGAGGCGGAGACAAAATGGGGTCAATTCATGGCTGAATTCGAGCACAAGTCCGCTATTTTTGTAGCCGTTAATGAGGTCAATGAAATTGTTGGCTTTGCTGCAACACAAATGATGAGCCAAAATGATCAAACAGGAGAGTTATATGCCCTTTACCTTTTACCGAAAGCGCAAGGGTTAGGAGCAGGTCGACGACTAGTGTCGGCGGTAGCTAAATATCTTCGCAACGAACAAATGTCGTCTATGCTCGTCTGGGTCATGAAAAAGAATGAAGCTGGTCGAGGCTTTTACAAACGTCTTCAAGCAGCTTATTTTGCTCATAGAGAGAGTGAATTTGGCGGAGTGGTCGTAGAAGATGAAGCCTATATTTGGGACGATCTCTCAGGATTATGA
- the parC gene encoding DNA topoisomerase IV subunit A — MSQQTERFLDLPLEDVLGDRFGRYSKYIIQERALPDARDGLKPVQRRILYAMHAEGNTSEKGFRKSAKTVGNVIGNYHPHGDSSVYDAMVRMSQDWKVRNYLVEMHGNNGSIDGDPPAAMRYTEARLSSIASELLRDIDKRTVEFIPNFDDTSSEPTVLPAMFPNLLVNGSTGISAGYATELPPHQLGEVIDAAIMRIDKPTSTVDELMTVLKGPDFPTGGIIQGVDGIKKAYETGKGKIVIRGKASIEDLRGGKQQLVITEIPFEVNKANLVKKMDELRIDRKVDGIAEVRDETDRTGLRIVVELKKETDANGVLNYLYKNTDLQVPYNFNMVAIYHKRPKLMSLLNILDAYIEHQREVVTNRSKYELKKAQERAHIVEGLMKALSILDEVIATIRSSKDKRDAKQNLMNEYGFTEAQSEAIVSLQLYRLTNTDITALREEDEALHARIAELESILHSEKKLLNVIKTDLRKVKKTYNDERRTVIEEKIEEIKINLEVMIPSEDVMVTVTKDGYVKRTSLRSYSASNGQDFGMKDTDRFLLKQELNTTDTMLLFTNKGNYLYMPIHELPDIRWKDMGQHVTNIIPIDKKEEVVKAIPIHDFAESKFLLFITKNGMVKKTELAHYKAQRRSRALVGVNIKGDDEVVDVHLTDGKQDVFLATHDGYGLWFSEEEVSIVGPRASGVKGINLKDDDYVVAGKVFEEGMQPKLVMATQRGAVKKLSITDFERSSRARRGLVMVKELKANPHKVVGFEFITGNEWYYLVTDKHHIEQIDPSSMRVNDRYGIGSYVVDQSDAGSVSAVWIEPKEESK; from the coding sequence ATGAGCCAACAAACAGAACGATTTTTAGATTTACCGCTTGAAGATGTACTTGGCGACCGCTTTGGACGATATAGTAAGTACATCATTCAAGAACGTGCCCTACCGGATGCACGTGATGGACTAAAGCCCGTACAACGTCGTATTTTATATGCGATGCATGCGGAGGGAAATACGTCGGAAAAAGGATTCCGAAAATCAGCGAAAACAGTCGGGAACGTAATCGGGAACTATCATCCACATGGTGATAGTTCCGTTTATGACGCGATGGTTCGTATGAGTCAAGACTGGAAAGTACGAAACTATCTAGTAGAAATGCATGGAAATAACGGAAGCATCGACGGTGATCCACCTGCAGCGATGCGTTATACAGAAGCACGCTTGTCGTCGATCGCATCAGAATTGCTTCGTGATATCGATAAGCGCACGGTTGAATTTATCCCAAACTTTGATGATACAAGCAGTGAACCAACGGTCCTACCTGCAATGTTCCCGAACCTCCTTGTGAATGGTTCAACAGGGATTTCAGCAGGGTATGCAACGGAGCTTCCACCTCACCAATTAGGGGAGGTAATTGATGCAGCGATTATGCGTATTGATAAGCCAACAAGCACAGTCGATGAGCTTATGACGGTACTAAAAGGCCCTGATTTCCCAACGGGTGGGATCATTCAAGGGGTCGACGGTATTAAGAAGGCTTACGAAACAGGTAAAGGGAAAATCGTCATTCGCGGAAAAGCAAGCATTGAAGATCTTCGCGGCGGCAAACAGCAACTCGTTATTACGGAAATTCCATTTGAAGTAAACAAGGCAAATCTTGTGAAAAAAATGGATGAACTGCGTATTGACCGCAAAGTGGACGGTATTGCAGAGGTACGTGATGAAACGGACCGTACAGGACTACGCATTGTCGTGGAACTAAAGAAGGAAACGGATGCAAACGGGGTCTTAAACTACCTGTACAAAAATACCGATTTACAAGTACCTTACAACTTCAACATGGTGGCCATTTACCATAAGCGCCCGAAATTAATGAGCCTTTTAAATATTTTAGACGCTTACATTGAGCATCAGCGTGAGGTTGTCACAAATCGCTCAAAATACGAGCTGAAAAAAGCACAAGAGCGCGCTCATATCGTAGAAGGGCTGATGAAAGCTTTATCGATTTTAGATGAGGTAATCGCAACGATTCGCTCTTCAAAGGATAAGCGCGACGCGAAGCAAAACTTAATGAACGAGTATGGCTTTACAGAAGCGCAGTCAGAAGCGATTGTATCCTTACAGCTCTACCGTTTAACCAATACGGATATTACAGCGCTTCGTGAAGAAGATGAAGCTCTACATGCGCGTATCGCAGAGCTTGAATCCATTTTACATAGCGAAAAGAAATTGTTAAACGTCATTAAAACGGACCTTCGAAAAGTGAAGAAAACGTACAATGATGAGCGCCGTACGGTCATTGAAGAAAAAATTGAAGAAATCAAAATTAATCTTGAAGTTATGATTCCGTCTGAAGATGTGATGGTGACGGTAACGAAGGATGGCTACGTAAAACGCACAAGCCTTCGATCATACTCTGCTTCAAACGGGCAAGATTTCGGAATGAAGGATACGGACCGCTTCCTTCTGAAACAAGAACTGAACACAACCGATACGATGCTACTTTTCACAAACAAAGGAAATTACTTGTACATGCCAATTCATGAACTCCCAGATATTCGTTGGAAGGACATGGGACAGCACGTGACGAACATTATTCCCATCGATAAAAAAGAAGAAGTCGTCAAGGCAATCCCAATCCATGATTTTGCAGAATCGAAGTTTTTATTGTTTATAACGAAGAATGGTATGGTGAAGAAAACAGAATTAGCGCATTACAAAGCACAGCGTCGCTCAAGAGCCCTTGTTGGTGTGAACATCAAAGGCGACGATGAAGTTGTTGACGTTCATTTAACCGATGGTAAGCAAGATGTGTTCCTTGCTACTCATGACGGATATGGACTATGGTTCTCGGAAGAAGAAGTCAGTATTGTTGGCCCACGTGCCTCTGGTGTAAAAGGAATTAACTTAAAAGACGATGATTACGTCGTAGCAGGTAAAGTCTTTGAAGAAGGCATGCAGCCGAAGCTCGTGATGGCTACACAGCGAGGAGCGGTGAAAAAGCTCTCCATCACAGACTTTGAACGTTCCTCACGCGCAAGACGAGGTCTTGTCATGGTAAAAGAACTAAAAGCAAATCCTCATAAAGTGGTCGGATTTGAATTTATTACAGGTAACGAATGGTACTACCTTGTAACGGATAAGCATCACATTGAACAGATTGATCCGTCCTCAATGCGGGTAAACGACCGCTATGGAATTGGCTCGTATGTTGTTGATCAAAGCGATGCCGGAAGCGTTTCGGCCGTTTGGATTGAGCCGAAAGAAGAAAGTAAATAG
- a CDS encoding carboxymuconolactone decarboxylase family protein, producing MMNQRYENGWNKLMEVDGEGGKRVIESLKGLAPDIGKYVIEFAFGDIYTRTGISLQQKQLVTIASLTTQGGCEPQLIVHIHAALNVGLTPNEIVEAIIHCIPYTGFPRVLNAVLVAKQVFEERGLSVDTKE from the coding sequence ATGATGAATCAACGATATGAAAATGGATGGAACAAGCTAATGGAAGTAGATGGGGAGGGCGGAAAACGAGTCATTGAATCACTGAAAGGCCTTGCGCCTGACATTGGAAAGTACGTGATTGAATTTGCTTTTGGAGATATTTATACAAGAACAGGAATTAGCCTTCAGCAAAAGCAGTTAGTGACAATTGCTTCGCTTACGACACAGGGCGGATGTGAGCCACAGCTTATCGTTCATATTCATGCGGCACTTAATGTCGGATTGACACCTAATGAAATTGTTGAAGCTATTATTCACTGCATTCCCTACACGGGATTTCCGAGAGTATTAAATGCTGTGTTGGTTGCTAAACAAGTTTTTGAGGAGAGAGGTTTATCTGTGGATACAAAGGAATAG
- a CDS encoding DUF4017 family protein — translation MKKIIPPLFVYLAVCLLTVFLPASDGYNTIGWKLFVGQLYAIPALLMAILIMFFVFRRPSHN, via the coding sequence GTGAAAAAGATCATTCCACCATTGTTCGTCTATTTAGCTGTTTGTTTGCTTACGGTCTTCTTACCTGCGTCTGATGGTTATAACACGATTGGTTGGAAGTTATTTGTTGGTCAGCTTTATGCGATTCCTGCGTTATTAATGGCGATTTTAATTATGTTTTTTGTGTTCAGAAGACCATCACATAATTAA
- a CDS encoding methyltransferase domain-containing protein yields MRSNIEHFSKSVEQYLSYTEQPWGKLFYTSTLAQIEPFLASDDYVVDVGCGFGITIKSLAEKGCRVLGLEPKNDLLSAAKQKALQSNGSIEFKQKSIEEIHSLAFSADFLLCHNVLEYLDDPEKGIWTLAQNIKRQGYLSLITHNPLANVMKKAIVEKSPSAALSFVDRKTDYSSVIGADISLFSQDDLKKWLTKAGFQVIERYGIHNLYSYIDNEHKFDDEWNQKMTELEMKVCSVSPYRDVAVFSHTIARML; encoded by the coding sequence TTGAGATCAAACATAGAACATTTTTCAAAGAGTGTTGAACAATATCTGTCCTACACAGAACAGCCGTGGGGGAAACTATTTTACACGAGTACTCTTGCTCAAATAGAGCCATTTTTAGCTAGTGATGATTACGTAGTGGATGTTGGATGCGGATTTGGGATAACAATTAAATCGTTGGCTGAAAAAGGTTGCCGCGTTTTAGGCCTAGAACCAAAAAACGATTTGCTTTCTGCCGCAAAACAGAAGGCACTTCAGAGTAATGGAAGCATAGAATTTAAACAAAAATCCATAGAAGAGATTCATTCGCTAGCGTTTAGCGCAGATTTTCTGCTTTGTCACAACGTTCTTGAATATTTAGACGATCCTGAGAAGGGGATTTGGACACTTGCACAGAACATAAAAAGACAAGGGTATCTTTCTCTCATTACGCATAATCCGTTAGCGAACGTCATGAAAAAAGCGATTGTTGAAAAATCTCCGTCTGCTGCTTTGTCATTTGTGGATCGAAAAACAGATTATAGTTCTGTGATTGGAGCGGACATTTCTCTCTTTTCACAAGACGATCTTAAAAAATGGCTGACGAAAGCTGGTTTTCAAGTAATAGAGCGCTATGGCATACATAATCTATATAGCTATATTGACAATGAACACAAATTCGATGACGAGTGGAATCAAAAAATGACGGAGCTTGAGATGAAGGTTTGCAGCGTATCGCCTTATCGTGACGTTGCTGTATTTTCACATACGATTGCACGAATGCTATAA
- a CDS encoding DUF4256 domain-containing protein, whose translation MSTLLEEQREFSQQKKAELLGVLQERFEKNSSRHLEIHWVNVKEKLEAQPHKLWSLYLMETTGGEPDVIGYEKGCFQFYDCAPESPKGRRSVCYDREALESRKKNKPENNAIDMATSMGIQILTEAQYRSLQRLVEVDKKTSSWIQTPDDIREKGGALFCDYRFGHVFTYHNGADSYYSSRGFRGVLNV comes from the coding sequence ATGTCTACACTTTTAGAAGAGCAACGTGAATTTTCACAGCAGAAAAAAGCGGAGCTGCTAGGCGTGCTTCAGGAGCGATTTGAGAAAAATAGCTCTCGACATCTAGAAATACATTGGGTAAATGTAAAAGAAAAGCTAGAAGCACAGCCTCACAAACTATGGTCGTTATATCTTATGGAGACAACAGGCGGTGAGCCTGACGTCATAGGCTATGAAAAAGGCTGCTTTCAATTTTATGACTGTGCACCAGAAAGCCCAAAAGGTCGTAGAAGCGTGTGCTATGATCGCGAAGCGCTAGAATCTAGAAAGAAGAATAAGCCAGAGAACAATGCGATTGATATGGCGACTTCAATGGGAATTCAGATTTTAACAGAAGCTCAATATCGAAGCTTACAAAGGCTTGTCGAAGTGGATAAAAAAACGTCCAGCTGGATTCAAACACCAGACGATATTCGGGAGAAGGGTGGAGCGCTTTTTTGCGACTACCGCTTCGGCCATGTGTTCACGTACCATAACGGTGCGGATTCTTACTATAGCTCCAGAGGATTTCGCGGTGTACTGAACGTCTAA
- a CDS encoding DUF6054 family protein: MAKYEKTIIGQFDEVVERLDQDISNSGISMKLVDETNYTLGDAKVAVRVYDKYFMRNGNRASLSLTVVGHEQTVFVSAIGAGGGQGIFLNFSLGAEDDMVRIVQNSLEGS, from the coding sequence ATGGCAAAGTATGAAAAAACCATCATTGGTCAATTTGACGAGGTTGTAGAACGACTAGATCAAGATATTAGTAACAGTGGAATTAGCATGAAATTAGTTGATGAAACCAACTATACGCTTGGAGATGCGAAAGTGGCCGTTCGCGTGTATGATAAATATTTTATGCGAAATGGAAACCGAGCAAGTCTCAGTTTAACCGTAGTTGGACACGAGCAAACGGTTTTTGTTTCCGCGATTGGTGCTGGTGGAGGCCAAGGAATTTTCCTGAACTTTAGTTTAGGTGCCGAAGACGATATGGTACGAATTGTACAAAATAGTTTAGAAGGAAGTTAA
- a CDS encoding SMI1/KNR4 family protein, whose amino-acid sequence MEDIKDLLNNMKPGIGEAAIKEAEKQLGVTFPKQYKELFKVVNNPEIGDWVLYPIKDPTNLKKTWDDIVRQNGEVRVDYMSKDLIAIGDDGSGDCLCMKVCDGRMGDEIYIWYHEDGEIEEYAPNLREFIVMISEEDDWDDE is encoded by the coding sequence ATGGAAGATATCAAAGATTTATTGAACAACATGAAACCAGGAATAGGAGAAGCGGCTATAAAGGAAGCGGAAAAACAATTAGGTGTCACTTTTCCAAAACAGTACAAAGAACTTTTTAAAGTCGTCAATAATCCTGAAATAGGTGATTGGGTACTTTACCCTATCAAAGATCCTACAAATCTCAAGAAAACGTGGGATGATATCGTAAGGCAAAATGGAGAAGTTAGAGTAGATTACATGTCGAAAGATCTTATTGCAATCGGTGATGATGGATCAGGAGATTGTTTGTGCATGAAAGTTTGCGATGGACGAATGGGGGATGAAATTTATATTTGGTATCACGAAGATGGAGAAATAGAAGAATATGCACCTAATTTGCGGGAATTTATTGTCATGATATCAGAAGAAGATGACTGGGATGATGAGTAA